The stretch of DNA ACCTTGgtacacacatgcagcacaggCAGTTATTAAAGCTTGGTCAGCTTTACTGTTTGCTTTTAATCTtttctgcttctcttctctgtgtcaGATGAGGCAGCAGGCGGCAGCGGGTAGCCAGCCACAGCCCAGCCTTCCCAACGGTCCTTTGGCTGAGTCCCCTAACCACCATGCAGGCCTCTCCCACACCTCCCCCCTCAATCACACAGCCATACGGCCTCCGTGTGTCACCCAGCCCACAGCCAATGGATCCTGTTCTTCGAGTCCTTCAGCAGGGCTGTTGGGACATCTTGACAAAAATCACGCACTGGGACTGGGAGGCGGTGGCGCGAGCAATGGAAACGTGCCTTACCTGCAGCAGAACACTCTACCTCACAACTGCACAGCCGCCAGTCAccccagcaccagcagcactaCCAGTAGTCCCAGTCATGCAGACGAGACCTGGAGGAGCCAACAACGCAACACTACCACTCAGGTATCCCTTGGGTAATTTTAATGTTTCATGGTTCGTGCTGTCAGTCACATGGCTTCatatctgcctctctgtgcCTTTACAGGCTCTGAATGTCCTGGCATTCTATTTATGTTAACATAGCACAAGTTTAGTTTAAGTCAATGACGTTTAAACACCGTTTGTGTAGAAGTGTAAAATTCTCCCATTTTTGTTCTAGGAAGTATAACTTGGTATGTATTTctcaatatatattttttgctctctctttctgtccagGGGCTTCAAAAAGGTCCAGGTTCACATTCGGCAGGTCCCAATGGAGAAccccctttctcttcctcctcctcccctcagacctcattttcttcctctggCATTCTGAATCAGGTTGGACATTCCTCTGGGCCCTGCACtgcctcctcctcagcctcctccttATCTCCCACCTCTCCCCAAACCACACCCAACCACTTGTCCTCACCTCCCCACTCCGCTACTACCTCAGTGGTCCACACCAAAGACACCACGCTTTCAGGGGGCAAAACTGCCACCTTGCCATCAGGACCGGAAACCGCCGTCAGGCATCCCACAGGGACAACCCTAAGTCCCAGCACCACCCCCGCGCAGGGATTGACTAATCACGTCCAGCAGCGGGTGACCGACAGCTCTGCTAGCCTGTCTCAGCCTGGTTCTCCTGCCCCCGGCATGCTCAGTTCAGACAATCCTCAGCTCTCAGCCTTGCTAAAGGGAAAAGCCAATGCTAGCAGTAATGATGATAACAATAACTACAGTAACCACGACGGGCCTTCCTCAGAGAAAATCAACAACGTCCACCCAGGTCTTCACGGTGCCGCCAAGCCAGTGTCAGAGCAGACAGTGGCATCCTCGCCACTTTCAGCCACCACTACATCCTCGCCACACTCTGCAGACCCTCACATCTCCAACAGCCTCTCCTGCCTTAACAGCCTGTCCAACACAGACAGCCAGGGGCCCACAGTCAATGGGAAGGGGCTGGAAGACTCACATAGCCCTCTGAAGGTAGAGCCTtctggaggagctcagagaTGCACTGTCCCTGCTGGTCTGGCACCCTGGTCCTCGGTTTCCATCTACCCAAGCTCCAGTGAAGTGCTCAAAGCATGCAGGTAAAAAAACGTAGTCAAGCTACAACCAATGGAACAAAATCTTTAGAGGGGGGTAGGAGTTCTGATTCTGTCAACTAAATCTAATCCACCTGTCCAAAAGCTCAGTCTGTTTTGTGCTGTAGGGTGTGTAAGTTCATTGAAAAGATGTAACACAATTCAGTGTTGTGTGGACGGAGCAAGGTTACATGGGGTAAAAAGTGCGCTGTAAATTGCTTGCAGATgcatagttttgttttgttctacaCATTCTGATGTGTTGTACTTTTCTGGGCATACGTCACTTTTACCTGAGCTGATAAACTGACTGTTATCTCTTATCTGCAGGAACCTCGGGAAGAACGGCCTGTCGACCAGCAGCATTCTCCTGGACAAGTGTCCTCCACCACGGCCCCCTCGCGCGCCCTCTCCTCCACTGCTAAAGGACAAACTCAATCCCCCAACACCCAGTATTTATGTGCGTGTAGCCACACCGTAGAAGtattcatgatgtttttttgtgtaatgtttGTATTTAGTGCTTGCCTCTGCCAAGATACTGTTGCTCAACCACTTGTAGTCAGCTCCTCTTTAATGTGTACATTTAGTCAAGGTTCCCTGATCACTACCATGTCTCCTCTCTAACATACAGCTAGAAAACAAGAGGGACGCCTTCTACCCTCCCCTCCATCAATTCTGCACCAACCCTGCCAACCCGGTCACCGTCATCAGAGGACTGGCTGGAGCACTTAAGCTTGGTACGAGGCTGTTCCAGAGATGCAAGAAAAGTACTCCACTCTGAAGTGCACCAAAGACTGCATTTTTCAGTTTCAAGCATCTAAATGAGTTAATGTAGCTGTTTGATTTTGCCGGTGATACCGCTAACAGCTGTGACCATGGGCAgctgaatgtttctgttttttccagTCTCACGTGGCTCTGTGGGTGTGTCTTTGTAATCACAGAAAGAACTATGTGGATACATTTGACATATATGACAACAGCACCACCTGCAAGCGAAAACTGTTATTACATGTGTTTGCTGTAGAGACTAGTTGGCTTTGCCAAGAATTTGCAAACATCTGTTACAATGACTTGCTGCCTTAtttagtccccccaggaatctgcagagaaaaagtttaaattccgctgagagcaattttgattcttcggagagcaattcttgattccgCAGCTTGAACGTTAAAATTCcgtgaacattaaaaaaaacatactttcttttaaaaacatacttttttaatgtactAATGAATTAAGtattctcttatgaaattaattgcaataccagaacaccgcaaaacattgtggaacctactattactggttttaaaataatcaacatcaacattttctttgtccctgttgggcagatttatttgcaacataaaaagtgcaaaacttttcaccaaactatgggtgaaggtttaggaacTAACAGTGAAACCAGTTCCTCTGAAGTTCTGGTGTCACTGAGCTGGTGTCAGTGAACACAGAACCAGACTTAGCTGCTTGTCAGAACATTTCTCTACACATTGAGTCAGCCTTCCTGCGGTGGAGTGATTGACAGCATGTGATTAACACGAGCTCGACAGCAgttcaaactgtgactgtacatTCAGAGCTGCGACACGTTTGCTTGACGATGATTCAGGTGTTCTTCACTCACCTGGTGAATGGAAACTTGAGTATGTCGCTTCACTGCACGTTGATAAtgcagttattttcattatcaacgtgtacttctactgtgagtcTAGAGCCCAGTCTATCTGACAGCGACATCTAGCGGCCGGGATGAAAcctacatgcaaaatgtgatattccgcggAGGGTCTTTGAATCAGCGGACGGCCGAGAAATCTGTGGTAAATTCCGCGATCGCGGAATTacagattcctggggggactactTATTATGTAATGTGCTAATCTgacagattgttttgtttattttcttaacTTATAAAGCCACAATTCTAATAAGACAAAATTGAAAGAACCACACAGCCTACAACCACCCACCCTGCTCTCTCTCTAACCACACTGCAGAACTGCAGTGAGATGAAATTACCTCTCAGCTTGTTCTCCCTCAGCCAGAAGTTGACAATAACAAAATATTAGAAAATTGCTTCATTTATGGCTAAAAAAGGAAGTAATTGACATAAATCTTACGATTGTTTTTAGATTTTAggtaatttttgaaaataattctTAACTTGCTCTCTTGTTGCttggcttttgttttctttccattttacaTATACAGATCTGGGCCTGTTCTCCACTAAGACATTGGTGGAGGCCAATCCAGACCATCTGGTGGAGGTGCGAACCCAGTTAGCTCAGCCCACCGATGAGAACTGGGACCCCAGTGGCAGTAAGAAGATGTGGCGCTGCGAGAGCAGCCGCTCCCACACCACCATCATCAAATACGCTCAGTACCAGGCATCCTCCTTCCAGGAGTCTCTGCGGGTCAGTGGGACATGGTTACACACCATACACACAAGGGGGGTAACGGTTCTGAACCGAAAACCTTGGTTTTGGTCCGCCGTCcagttgcggtttgagtccgccacggcgcagtacggtagacagctggcgccGCGAGGTCGAGGAGTTCCCACGATAACcacataatcactcgcgaccgcagttataggtctgtgttataaaacaacaacaggaactgttcccgaccgaaggatgaGTAGAAGAGCTCTtgtatttttttagatttgtgtgctgctgtcaacactgagtgttttattatgaaaagtaaccggaggtcatattgttgttttggtgattgacctcctgtctgctcggtgctaaattcagctgaaaagTCACACAAGTGACCATCTGTCGGAAATACTACAGGCAGCTGTATCAGAGTGGAAGATTGACAGACCAAACGTCACCATTCCCATGACAACGAACAACGCCAAAACAAATGTagactgctttttatttttgttataccTCAGACTGGTGTAAGAAGTTTTTCATTCTTATGTATTTAGACAATGTAGACTGgtcttaaaacaaatgtttattttttgtattcctGGATAGTTAAGAGATTAATAGaagtgtttttatatatatatatatatatatatatatatatatatatatatatatatatatatatatatatatatatatatatatatatatatatatatatatatatatatatatatatatatatatatatatatattttatttattgtggaTTGGTCTAAAGAGAAGTGTTATACTTGGTTAAGTTAATATAACTTTagtaatgttcatgtttttgatATTGCAATGCAACAATCCTTTAATAAAATGCAGACATTTTTTCTGGAAGTTTTCCAAAAGGtttttcaggatgtttttaaAAACCGAGGTTTGAACCGAACCGTGAGTCAAAAACCGAAGTTCTAACCGAATTGTGGGTTTGGTGAACCGTTACACCCCTAATACATACACTTAATACTGTAGATCTGATACTGAAACTGAGTTGAAACAGTGCGTTTATAACAAACCCATAAACCTTTGAATAAtgatattattaataatgatattatATCCCTGATCCAATGCACACTGCTACTTTCTACTACTTCATGGTTTTCCAATATGTTTATAATGACAAACGTCGTCAAGGCAAACTGGCCCACTGGCAATAGGAAAGGTGTCAATCAGTTATTTTTAGCTGGTTTAcccatgttttaaaaaaagcctGCATACACCTGTCAATTTTGGTGTAAATATGGTATATGTTACCAGCCATTTGTGTTATTGATGTAAGAATGTTGCAAATGTAGTGTGTGTTGCTTTCAGAGGTGAAAATGAAAGTGTACAGACATAATAACTGATGTCTTgctatttcttctcttttgttGTAACAGGAGgagaatgagaagaagaaggagatggAAGCAGAAGCAGGTTCTTCAGACAGGTGAGTTTTCTCTACCTTTCTGCCTCCTCAGATTAAATTGTCAGTATATTCATTTGTCCTCTGTTACTATCTACATTATACCCTTATGCTTTCTCAGTGCAATGCGGCGTAGGAAAGGGCCCTTCAAACACATAAAGTTTGGCACCAACATCGACCTGTCCGATGAAAAGAAGTGAGTGAACTGTTAAATACATATGACCGAATTTCACTCAAAATATCTGGCGGCATGAACTATCAAACATCTTCTCCTCACATCATGTTGATTGATGGGAAAAGGGAATAAAGCGCCTTTACTGTCATACTTTGCCCTTTACAGGTGGaaacagcagcttcaggagTTGTCTAAACTGCCAGCTTTTGCCAGGGTGGTGTCAGCCGGTAACCTGCTCAGTCACGTAGGACACACCATCCTGGGCATGAACACTGTCCAGCTCTACATGAAGGTGCCAGGGAGCAGGACACCAGGTATACATACACAAAATCAATACCACTGTGGTTTGCATTGTCATTTTTCTTACTGCCGTAGTAACCATAAGCTTTTTCTTTGGTAGGTCAccaagaaaacaacaatttctGTTCAGTAAACATCAACATTGGTCCTGGAGACTGTGAGTGGTTTGCTGTGCCTGAAACGTACTGGGGTGTCATCAACGACTTCTGTGAAAAGTGAGTCACGAGAATGATGAGTTTATAGTTTCTTTCCCagtttcagtccccagagttgACACTGAcacatatgtttttgtttgacctCCTCTTACAGGAACAACATTAACTTCCTGATGGGATCCTGGTGGCCCAACCTGGAGGACCTGTACGAGACCAACGTGCCTGTTTATCGCTTCATCCAGCGTCCTGGGGACTTGGTGTGGCTTAACACAGGCACTATTCACTGGGTTCAGGCCATTGGCTGGTGCAACAATATTGCGTGGAATGTTGGACCCCTCACAGGTGAGTAACAGAAATGAATATGCAGTTCTGAATGTGTTTACGAATGATAATGGTCGTGATGCCTGCTGACATAGAGCACAGCCTGGGGCACACATTTGGATCCCTCCAGGCTTTAGTACAGCTGCATGAATGCAGAATAAAAGCAAAAGTTTTCACCACTGtacagataaaaaataaagactgcCTCTCGTTCTTTAGCTCATCAGTACAAGCTGGCAGTGGAGCGTTACGAATGGAACAAACTGCAGAGTGTCAAATCCATTGTGCCCATGATCCACCTCTCCTGGAACATGGCCAGAAACATCAAAGTGTCTGACCACAAGCTCTTCGAGATGATCAAGTGAGACtgtttctcttattttttttttaaaaccggttTATGAAATGACTGATATTGGGTGTGTTTCCTAACccgtgtgtttctgtgtgtcaggTACTGTTTGTTACGGACTCTGAAGCAATGTCAGATGCAGCGGGAGCTACTGTTGGCTGCTGGGAAAGAGCTGGTGTGGCACGGGAGGACCCAAAATGAGCCAGCACATTACTGCAGCATCTGTGAGGTAAACACAGCATCGTAAACGACACCGAGATCATTTCTGCTGCACCTGTTTTGTGTTAACGACACTTTTCAACTTTACTGACGCTTGTTTACTTCTTGTGCCTAGGTGGAGGTTTTTGACCTGCTGTTTGTAACCAGTGAGagcaacagcagaaaaacataTGTGGTGCACTGCCAGGACTGTGCTCGTAGAGGGAGCACTAACCTGGACAACTTTGTGGTGCTAGAGCAGTACAAGATAGAGGACCTCATGCAGGTTTATGACCAGTTCACACTCGTAAGTATTGGGTAAAAAATCACTAGTAGTGTTCAGCCCAATCCCAATGTCCTCCCTAAGGCCTCAAGCCCTGTCTTGGTGGATATCCACTGGTAAGTGTTTGAGTGAGAAAGGCTGCAAGGGTCTGAAATCGGAAAATGGGAATGGGCAGGAATTTGTGAGGTATCACTTTGCCTTCTGGGCTTGTTTTTAAGTTTGAAGAGtgccatcctttttttttttcttcataaatcATGGTAACCTTGTTTAATGTGACAACACAATGAGAGAGCTAAGCCCTCAGGGACTTACTGAGAACGCATGTCAAAGTCTGAGTTTGGACATTGGGATTGGGCCATAATCTTCAGACTCTGCCAGAGCAGATCAATTTAatggaacagttcacccaaattgtGAATTTGGTCATTATCTAACAGGCAACACCTTCACAggcaaacaactgaagtagctgcgaacttgtttttaaacaaataGATAAGTGGCTTCCTACAGCTCATCCTCAATAATTCAATCCCTCCAGGAGTTTGGAGAGCGCACATAATTTAAAGAGATGTTATTTATATCCTTTTGTAAGACAGAGTCATCACTGTATCTGCTAAGCtacaaatgtaatgttttgttgttgtgttgttttttaaggtttaaaacaagtctgcagctacttcagttgttttggagaatgaTGCAATGCTGTTATGCTCCAGAAAGGTTTTATGGACAAATACTTGACCCAACTTTCCACTGCCATGGGGTTTAGAcagtgactgaattttcacCTTTGGGTGAACTTTAAATGTAACAGAGACTCTTAATGGTGCTTCTCATGCTCTCAAAGTGTCTGCATGTGAGTTGTGTCTGCAGAGCTCAGTGTGTTTGCTCTTCCTGTATCTCTACAGGCAAGTCCCCTGCCTTCCTCCTCATGATGGTAACACTGCTGTTCTGAAGACAGTTGGAACCACAATGGACTTAATTGGAAACTCTCcggaaacttttttttctgatattcaGGAAGTAAGCCGGCAGTCCTCAAACGGCACTCTGTAGCTATCCCATAAGGCAGCTGCGTGAAAGCTGTGTGTCTATGCAACCTGCCCAGAGTGGTGTGCCTCCCCCCAGTTGACTGGAGGGGGGTGGCAGCTCCTCCTGTCATCATGACCAGACTGTTCTAATGCTGGCCCAGCTGGACTAAACTAGaaaatacacataaaa from Sparus aurata chromosome 9, fSpaAur1.1, whole genome shotgun sequence encodes:
- the kdm6a gene encoding lysine-specific demethylase 6A isoform X3, with amino-acid sequence MHHTVEQLGDKGTKDSYAIQCLQKSLEADPNSGQSWYFLGRCYSSIGKVQDAFISYRQSIDKSEASADTWCSIGVLYQQQNQPMDALQAYICAVQLDHSHAAAWMDLGTLYESCGQPHDAIKCYINATRSKACLNTAALTQRIKLLQAQLCNLQPGSLQNKSKMLPSIEEAWSLPIPAELTSRQGALNTAQAQQGCKGEGGQSASNHTDPQASPAKKKRTASPAKGAADSWANSPSQQQIPSWYLTPQKLQHLDHLRTNRANLKPPQVQMLEQLENQFSLMQQHQQQMRQQAAAGSQPQPSLPNGPLAESPNHHAGLSHTSPLNHTAIRPPCVTQPTANGSCSSSPSAGLLGHLDKNHALGLGGGGASNGNVPYLQQNTLPHNCTAASHPSTSSTTSSPSHADETWRSQQRNTTTQGLQKGPGSHSAGPNGEPPFSSSSSPQTSFSSSGILNQVGHSSGPCTASSSASSLSPTSPQTTPNHLSSPPHSATTSVVHTKDTTLSGGKTATLPSGPETAVRHPTGTTLSPSTTPAQGLTNHVQQRVTDSSASLSQPGSPAPGMLSSDNPQLSALLKGKANASSNDDNNNYSNHDGPSSEKINNVHPGLHGAAKPVSEQTVASSPLSATTTSSPHSADPHISNSLSCLNSLSNTDSQGPTVNGKGLEDSHSPLKVEPSGGAQRCTVPAGLAPWSSVSIYPSSSEVLKACRNLGKNGLSTSSILLDKCPPPRPPRAPSPPLLKDKLNPPTPSIYLENKRDAFYPPLHQFCTNPANPVTVIRGLAGALKLDLGLFSTKTLVEANPDHLVEVRTQLAQPTDENWDPSGSKKMWRCESSRSHTTIIKYAQYQASSFQESLREENEKKKEMEAEAGSSDSAMRRRKGPFKHIKFGTNIDLSDEKKWKQQLQELSKLPAFARVVSAGNLLSHVGHTILGMNTVQLYMKVPGSRTPGHQENNNFCSVNINIGPGDCEWFAVPETYWGVINDFCEKNNINFLMGSWWPNLEDLYETNVPVYRFIQRPGDLVWLNTGTIHWVQAIGWCNNIAWNVGPLTAHQYKLAVERYEWNKLQSVKSIVPMIHLSWNMARNIKVSDHKLFEMIKYCLLRTLKQCQMQRELLLAAGKELVWHGRTQNEPAHYCSICEVEVFDLLFVTSESNSRKTYVVHCQDCARRGSTNLDNFVVLEQYKIEDLMQVYDQFTLASPLPSSS
- the kdm6a gene encoding lysine-specific demethylase 6A isoform X1, encoding MKSCGVSLTAAASAAALSLGVAGNDEEKMASGTATEIEEDFPKLTAQEKESLVGTDSSLFGFHRFQEDGARTKALLLKAVNCYDALILKAEGKVDPDIFCQLGHFNLLLEDYPKALSAYQRYFSLQSDYWKNAAFLYGLGMVYFHYNAFQCAIKAFQEVLYIDPSFSRAKEIHLRLGLMFKVNTDYESSLKHFQLALIDSNLCTLSKAEIQFHIAHLYEIQKKYRAAKEAYESLLQTENLPVQVKATTLQQLGWMHHTVEQLGDKGTKDSYAIQCLQKSLEADPNSGQSWYFLGRCYSSIGKVQDAFISYRQSIDKSEASADTWCSIGVLYQQQNQPMDALQAYICAVQLDHSHAAAWMDLGTLYESCGQPHDAIKCYINATRSKACLNTAALTQRIKLLQAQLCNLQPGSLQNKSKMLPSIEEAWSLPIPAELTSRQGALNTAQAQQGCKGEGGQSASNHTDPQASPAKKKRTASPAKGAADSWANSPSQQQIPSWYLTPQKLQHLDHLRTNRANLKPPQVQMLEQLENQFSLMQQHQQQMRQQAAAGSQPQPSLPNGPLAESPNHHAGLSHTSPLNHTAIRPPCVTQPTANGSCSSSPSAGLLGHLDKNHALGLGGGGASNGNVPYLQQNTLPHNCTAASHPSTSSTTSSPSHADETWRSQQRNTTTQGLQKGPGSHSAGPNGEPPFSSSSSPQTSFSSSGILNQVGHSSGPCTASSSASSLSPTSPQTTPNHLSSPPHSATTSVVHTKDTTLSGGKTATLPSGPETAVRHPTGTTLSPSTTPAQGLTNHVQQRVTDSSASLSQPGSPAPGMLSSDNPQLSALLKGKANASSNDDNNNYSNHDGPSSEKINNVHPGLHGAAKPVSEQTVASSPLSATTTSSPHSADPHISNSLSCLNSLSNTDSQGPTVNGKGLEDSHSPLKVEPSGGAQRCTVPAGLAPWSSVSIYPSSSEVLKACRNLGKNGLSTSSILLDKCPPPRPPRAPSPPLLKDKLNPPTPSIYLENKRDAFYPPLHQFCTNPANPVTVIRGLAGALKLDLGLFSTKTLVEANPDHLVEVRTQLAQPTDENWDPSGSKKMWRCESSRSHTTIIKYAQYQASSFQESLREENEKKKEMEAEAGSSDSAMRRRKGPFKHIKFGTNIDLSDEKKWKQQLQELSKLPAFARVVSAGNLLSHVGHTILGMNTVQLYMKVPGSRTPGHQENNNFCSVNINIGPGDCEWFAVPETYWGVINDFCEKNNINFLMGSWWPNLEDLYETNVPVYRFIQRPGDLVWLNTGTIHWVQAIGWCNNIAWNVGPLTAHQYKLAVERYEWNKLQSVKSIVPMIHLSWNMARNIKVSDHKLFEMIKYCLLRTLKQCQMQRELLLAAGKELVWHGRTQNEPAHYCSICEVEVFDLLFVTSESNSRKTYVVHCQDCARRGSTNLDNFVVLEQYKIEDLMQVYDQFTLASPLPSSS
- the kdm6a gene encoding lysine-specific demethylase 6A isoform X2, whose amino-acid sequence is MKSCGVSLTAAASAAALSLGVAGNDEEKMASGTATEIEEDFPKLTAQEKESLVGTDSSLFGFHRFQEDGARTKALLLKAVNCYDALILKAEGKVDPDIFCQLGHFNLLLEDYPKALSAYQRYFSLQSDYWKNAAFLYGLGMVYFHYNAFQCAIKAFQEVLYIDPSFSRAKEIHLRLGLMFKVNTDYESSLKHFQLALIDSNLCTLSKAEIQFHIAHLYEIQKKYRAAKEAYESLLQTENLPVQVKATTLQQLGWMHHTVEQLGDKGTKDSYAIQCLQKSLEADPNSGQSWYFLGRCYSSIGKVQDAFISYRQSIDKSEASADTWCSIGVLYQQQNQPMDALQAYICAVQLDHSHAAAWMDLGTLYESCGQPHDAIKCYINATRSKACLNTAALTQRIKLLQGCKGEGGQSASNHTDPQASPAKKKRTASPAKGAADSWANSPSQQQIPSWYLTPQKLQHLDHLRTNRANLKPPQVQMLEQLENQFSLMQQHQQQMRQQAAAGSQPQPSLPNGPLAESPNHHAGLSHTSPLNHTAIRPPCVTQPTANGSCSSSPSAGLLGHLDKNHALGLGGGGASNGNVPYLQQNTLPHNCTAASHPSTSSTTSSPSHADETWRSQQRNTTTQGLQKGPGSHSAGPNGEPPFSSSSSPQTSFSSSGILNQVGHSSGPCTASSSASSLSPTSPQTTPNHLSSPPHSATTSVVHTKDTTLSGGKTATLPSGPETAVRHPTGTTLSPSTTPAQGLTNHVQQRVTDSSASLSQPGSPAPGMLSSDNPQLSALLKGKANASSNDDNNNYSNHDGPSSEKINNVHPGLHGAAKPVSEQTVASSPLSATTTSSPHSADPHISNSLSCLNSLSNTDSQGPTVNGKGLEDSHSPLKVEPSGGAQRCTVPAGLAPWSSVSIYPSSSEVLKACRNLGKNGLSTSSILLDKCPPPRPPRAPSPPLLKDKLNPPTPSIYLENKRDAFYPPLHQFCTNPANPVTVIRGLAGALKLDLGLFSTKTLVEANPDHLVEVRTQLAQPTDENWDPSGSKKMWRCESSRSHTTIIKYAQYQASSFQESLREENEKKKEMEAEAGSSDSAMRRRKGPFKHIKFGTNIDLSDEKKWKQQLQELSKLPAFARVVSAGNLLSHVGHTILGMNTVQLYMKVPGSRTPGHQENNNFCSVNINIGPGDCEWFAVPETYWGVINDFCEKNNINFLMGSWWPNLEDLYETNVPVYRFIQRPGDLVWLNTGTIHWVQAIGWCNNIAWNVGPLTAHQYKLAVERYEWNKLQSVKSIVPMIHLSWNMARNIKVSDHKLFEMIKYCLLRTLKQCQMQRELLLAAGKELVWHGRTQNEPAHYCSICEVEVFDLLFVTSESNSRKTYVVHCQDCARRGSTNLDNFVVLEQYKIEDLMQVYDQFTLASPLPSSS